In Actinoplanes derwentensis, the following proteins share a genomic window:
- a CDS encoding acyl carrier protein: MAIDQLLDLDNLRRILKEAAGEDESLDLDGDILDTSFLDLGFDSLALLETVSRVSREFDVALPDEVLERCETPRALLEDVNRSLTGV; encoded by the coding sequence ATGGCCATCGATCAGTTGCTCGATCTCGACAACCTGCGCCGCATCCTCAAGGAGGCGGCGGGCGAGGACGAGAGCCTCGACCTCGACGGGGACATCCTCGACACCTCGTTCCTCGACCTCGGCTTCGACTCGCTCGCTCTGCTGGAGACCGTCTCCCGGGTGTCCCGGGAATTCGACGTGGCGCTGCCGGACGAGGTCCTCGAACGCTGCGAGACGCCGCGCGCGCTCCTGGAGGACGTCAACCGGTCGCTGACCGGCGTATGA
- a CDS encoding amidohydrolase family protein: MLAIRANRLFDGVNVVEGDRLTVLVDGGVVEAVTDGPPPSGADVIDLGAGTLLPGLIDAHVHLAFDATPDTVGALAVGDDILLDRMRAAAAATLDAGVTTARDLGDRGYLSLRVRAESAADPRRGPRLLVSGPPVTSVGGHCWFLGGEVKGSDAVRAAVRERAARGVDVVKVVVTGGRLTEGSHPHEVQFGAAELDAVTDEAARHGLPVTGHCHAADGIAAAVAAGFGGIEHCTFVTAESIFVDPLLLEAMVTAGTRVTLTLGTVGPAAAVDHGGDDPRRVAMHDALRRVATSGVPVACASDAGCGPGKPHGSLAYAVEAMTGLGLPAQRALRAVTSGAAEVCGLGDRVGRIAPGYAADLLAVHGDPLTRPAALRRVAAVFRDGQRVR, encoded by the coding sequence ATGCTGGCGATCCGAGCGAACCGGTTGTTCGACGGCGTGAACGTGGTCGAAGGGGATCGGCTTACGGTGCTGGTCGACGGGGGTGTCGTCGAGGCGGTCACGGATGGGCCGCCACCCTCCGGCGCCGACGTGATCGATCTTGGCGCCGGCACCCTGCTCCCCGGCCTCATCGATGCGCACGTCCATCTGGCGTTCGACGCCACGCCGGACACGGTCGGCGCTCTGGCCGTCGGCGACGACATCCTGCTGGACCGCATGCGTGCCGCGGCGGCCGCGACACTCGACGCAGGTGTCACCACCGCCCGCGATCTCGGTGACCGTGGTTATCTGAGCTTGCGGGTACGCGCCGAATCCGCCGCCGATCCCCGCCGCGGGCCGCGACTGCTGGTGTCCGGGCCGCCCGTCACGTCGGTCGGCGGCCACTGCTGGTTCCTCGGCGGTGAGGTGAAGGGCTCCGACGCTGTCCGCGCGGCGGTCCGCGAACGGGCAGCCCGCGGTGTCGACGTGGTGAAGGTGGTGGTGACCGGGGGCCGGCTCACCGAGGGTTCACACCCGCACGAGGTGCAGTTCGGCGCGGCCGAACTGGATGCCGTCACGGACGAGGCGGCTCGTCACGGTCTGCCGGTCACCGGGCACTGTCACGCCGCCGACGGCATCGCCGCCGCGGTGGCGGCCGGGTTCGGTGGCATCGAGCACTGCACCTTCGTCACCGCCGAGAGCATCTTCGTGGACCCGCTGCTGCTGGAGGCCATGGTCACCGCCGGCACCCGGGTCACCCTCACGCTGGGCACGGTGGGGCCGGCCGCGGCCGTCGACCACGGCGGTGACGATCCCCGCCGTGTGGCCATGCACGACGCGTTGCGCCGTGTCGCCACCTCGGGCGTTCCGGTGGCCTGCGCCAGCGACGCCGGCTGCGGCCCCGGCAAACCGCACGGATCGCTCGCGTACGCGGTGGAGGCGATGACCGGTCTCGGCCTCCCGGCGCAACGGGCACTGCGCGCCGTGACCTCCGGCGCGGCCGAGGTCTGCGGGCTCGGTGACCGCGTGGGCCGGATCGCGCCCGGGTACGCGGCCGACCTACTCGCGGTACACGGTGATCCGCTCACCCGTCCGGCCGCCCTGCGCCGGGTCGCCGCAGTGTTCCGGGACGGGCAGCGGGTGCGGTAG
- a CDS encoding acyltransferase domain-containing protein gives MSDTTNRVRVALLFPGQGAQRPGMAVGLYRAAPDFRRHVDEVFTLWGPEGAAIRADWLADDPAILLDDMRRSQPLLFAVGWGLGRTLLDRGVQPMALLGHSVGEVVAATLAGVLGLADAVRVLRDRLAHLAEAPPGGMLAVAATVDQVRFSLGGGVVIGAVNGPRQLLLAGPEGPLARSARLLRDAGITCQPARSTVAFHSPAVAVQAARAEPLLRSMPLRAPLLPVYSCYTGSPLTAAVATDPAYWIRQPAAPVYFATALDAVCAAGPDVLLEAGAPHGLTALARRHPAVRRGACTVRSALPARAGGRDSDLAAFTEALSAVAQPVSRTPRPALEPRM, from the coding sequence ATGTCTGACACCACAAATCGCGTACGGGTGGCCCTGCTCTTCCCGGGACAGGGCGCGCAGCGGCCCGGCATGGCGGTGGGGCTCTACCGGGCCGCACCGGACTTCCGGCGGCACGTGGACGAGGTCTTCACACTGTGGGGCCCGGAAGGTGCCGCCATCCGCGCGGACTGGCTCGCCGACGATCCGGCGATTCTGCTGGACGACATGCGGCGCTCCCAGCCGTTGTTGTTCGCCGTCGGGTGGGGACTCGGGCGTACGCTGCTCGACCGCGGCGTCCAGCCGATGGCACTGCTCGGGCACAGCGTCGGCGAGGTGGTCGCGGCGACCCTGGCCGGCGTGCTGGGGCTGGCCGACGCCGTTCGTGTCCTGCGGGACCGGCTCGCCCACCTCGCCGAGGCGCCGCCTGGCGGGATGCTGGCCGTGGCGGCGACCGTCGACCAGGTGCGGTTCAGCCTGGGCGGGGGAGTGGTGATCGGCGCGGTCAACGGTCCACGCCAGTTGCTGCTCGCCGGCCCGGAGGGCCCACTGGCCCGTTCCGCCCGGCTGTTGCGCGACGCCGGCATCACCTGCCAGCCGGCCCGTTCCACGGTGGCCTTCCACAGCCCGGCCGTCGCGGTGCAGGCGGCCCGCGCCGAACCGTTGCTGCGCTCGATGCCGTTGCGGGCGCCGCTGCTTCCCGTCTACTCCTGCTACACCGGTTCTCCCCTGACCGCGGCGGTGGCCACCGACCCGGCGTACTGGATCCGGCAGCCGGCCGCTCCGGTGTACTTCGCCACCGCCCTCGACGCCGTCTGCGCCGCCGGACCCGACGTGCTGCTGGAAGCGGGCGCACCGCACGGGCTCACCGCCCTGGCCCGGCGCCATCCCGCGGTGCGCCGCGGCGCCTGCACGGTGCGGTCCGCGCTGCCCGCCCGCGCCGGCGGCCGGGACAGCGATCTCGCCGCGTTCACCGAGGCACTGTCCGCTGTGGCACAGCCGGTTTCCAGAACGCCTCGACCGGCGCTTGAGCCTCGGATGTGA
- a CDS encoding ketosynthase chain-length factor, translated as MTAPVVTGLGVVAANGLGTEAYWQATLNGRTGVRTISRFDPAGYPVRLAGEVPDFVAEEHLPGRLLPQTDRMTRLSLYAAEQALADAGVPDTDGLRYDVGVATASSMGGFEFGQRELGNLWSKGGSHVSAYQSFAWFYAVNSGQISIRHNLRGPGAALVTDHAGGLDALGHARRQIRRGTASMLTGAVDGALCPLGLAGLLSTGVYSTGTDPGTAYRPFAADADGAVPGEGGAHLILEEKDAARARGARVYGELSGYAATFDPSGAAPTGLRRAITGALRDARAEPGDVDLVIADATADRAADRAEAAALAEVFGPRAVPVTAPKTLVGRLQAGAAALDVATALLALRDGVAPHTATVDTPAPDYPIDLVTGAPRTLPLRRVLVVARGRGGFNAAAVLRRV; from the coding sequence ATGACCGCGCCGGTGGTGACCGGTCTCGGGGTGGTCGCGGCCAACGGGCTCGGCACCGAGGCGTACTGGCAGGCCACCCTGAACGGGCGGACCGGTGTTCGTACGATCAGCCGCTTCGACCCGGCCGGCTATCCGGTGCGCCTGGCCGGCGAGGTGCCGGACTTCGTCGCGGAGGAGCACCTGCCGGGGCGGCTGCTGCCCCAGACCGACCGGATGACCCGGCTGAGCCTGTACGCGGCCGAGCAGGCACTCGCCGACGCCGGTGTGCCGGACACGGACGGTCTGCGCTACGACGTGGGGGTCGCCACCGCGTCCTCGATGGGTGGTTTCGAGTTCGGGCAGCGAGAACTGGGCAACCTCTGGAGCAAGGGCGGCAGCCATGTCAGCGCCTACCAGTCGTTCGCCTGGTTCTATGCGGTGAACTCGGGACAGATCTCGATCCGGCACAACCTGCGCGGGCCCGGTGCCGCCCTGGTCACCGATCACGCCGGCGGCCTCGACGCGCTCGGGCACGCACGCCGGCAGATCCGCCGGGGCACGGCGAGCATGCTCACCGGCGCGGTGGACGGTGCGCTCTGTCCGCTCGGTCTCGCCGGGCTGCTGAGCACCGGCGTGTACAGCACCGGGACCGACCCGGGCACCGCGTACCGGCCGTTCGCCGCCGATGCGGACGGCGCCGTGCCGGGCGAGGGCGGTGCGCACCTGATCCTGGAGGAGAAGGACGCCGCCCGGGCCCGCGGTGCGAGGGTCTATGGAGAGCTTTCCGGGTACGCCGCCACGTTCGACCCGTCCGGAGCGGCGCCGACCGGGCTGCGCCGGGCGATCACCGGAGCCCTGCGCGACGCGCGTGCCGAACCGGGGGACGTCGATCTGGTCATCGCCGACGCCACCGCCGACCGGGCGGCCGACCGGGCCGAGGCCGCCGCCCTGGCCGAGGTGTTCGGCCCCCGGGCGGTACCCGTCACCGCGCCGAAGACCCTGGTGGGCCGATTGCAGGCGGGCGCGGCCGCTCTGGATGTGGCCACCGCGCTGCTGGCACTGCGCGACGGTGTCGCCCCGCACACCGCCACTGTGGACACACCCGCCCCGGACTACCCGATCGACCTGGTGACCGGTGCGCCCCGGACGCTGCCGTTGCGCCGCGTTCTGGTGGTGGCCCGGGGCCGGGGCGGCTTCAACGCCGCCGCGGTGCTGCGCCGGGTGTGA
- a CDS encoding MarR family winged helix-turn-helix transcriptional regulator, with amino-acid sequence MAERRGGQPDALDLWRQLTVLTGRLGQALDKKLVRDFDITLSELLVLDQLSRGNPRGLRIQDLSEAVALDQSSMSRLVSRLTGKQLAARVSCEHDRRGVYCQLTDQGLERYTAAVKVSRAELGAALEAAAFDEHLASVVARLTRPIAAPAET; translated from the coding sequence ATGGCGGAACGACGTGGCGGACAGCCGGACGCGCTGGACCTGTGGCGACAGCTGACGGTCCTCACCGGCCGGCTGGGCCAGGCACTCGACAAGAAGCTGGTGCGCGACTTCGACATCACCCTGTCCGAGCTGCTCGTGCTCGACCAGCTCAGCCGGGGCAATCCGCGCGGCCTGCGGATCCAGGACCTGAGCGAGGCGGTGGCCCTGGATCAGTCGTCCATGAGCCGCCTGGTCTCCCGCCTCACCGGCAAGCAGCTCGCCGCCCGGGTCAGCTGCGAGCACGACCGGCGGGGCGTCTATTGCCAGCTGACCGACCAGGGCCTCGAGCGATACACCGCAGCCGTCAAGGTCAGCCGTGCCGAGCTCGGTGCGGCACTGGAGGCCGCCGCGTTCGACGAGCACCTGGCCTCCGTCGTCGCCCGGCTCACCAGGCCCATCGCCGCGCCCGCCGAGACCTGA
- a CDS encoding AfsR/SARP family transcriptional regulator — MTVTVDPGAPPADEYRVLGPLTVILRGRPVPVTAPKQRIILAALLVRAGSWVSTAELAGAVWDDRPPPENPRGALQVHLTRLRSRFAACLPGEAGPIEARPGAYRIVVPPGSLDLDRFRDSIGRARGARRGATPDAELTWVHRALAQWRGEPLALVPSVRLQREVVTALVDERLGWTERRFELELALGRHDQIVGELRAATIAHPERDRLWGQLMDALAACDDRPAAIAVYHQARRQLRAELGVTPGPELRRRYRDLIAEAGQGPGSGTAAPATGRDRWWPQCQLPPDLTDFTGRAAVLGELCATLRPDDSPVVCITGAPGAGKSALAVRAGHRLRARFPDGQWFVRAGGRTWSDILAEMLATTGVRQPPAGTAAAVARLRREIDGRKVLLVIDDIPEGAPPPGLLPLPAGSAVLAVRRADPDAHACDFAHVVVLPVLQHAEAVELLTGMVGPARARHEPAALDTLVERCDRLPLALRIAGAHLATRPGSIAAFAARLGADPLTALTIPGSRRAAVRTTFELAYSALPRNARRLFRHLALVPRLSHRVETIAELTGMPPSAASAIVADLVRAQIVGLGPDGVIRLHSLMARYAAERVHAEDSPSDRRTAAQRLAEWYLRFADEAVRLCHPDVLRADTGGGPAVFASERAARAWLRRERRNLVAVAVHSASSGLDTLAVALTEALRGPCGAERHHADWRLAAEAALAAVDPIREPADAAVARLNLALALQGLNELGAAETHLSQAYDRFRTRGPAQLEMVAVTALAMHRLQQPTKRFDDAIELLHRGLRLCRRSGARQAEARCLLHLGMAHHGRGELRLARRCLNAAARIAERTGRCSPHTEILARLGAVCTDLGAHHEAVRRLRTALRMGRSARSAHSVALASYELGRLRRATGRPDRAHAHVARAMAVAEPAGYAAVLVNARNLLAGLHHDQGRAEDAEREYRRALGEAERIGHPGARCEALTGLTLLAHRQGRDHQVPVMAGQAVRAARATGSARWQFRVRELLAPLQSAPIGR; from the coding sequence GTGACCGTGACCGTCGATCCAGGGGCTCCGCCGGCGGACGAGTACCGCGTGCTCGGCCCGCTGACGGTGATTCTGCGCGGCCGGCCCGTGCCGGTGACCGCACCGAAACAGCGCATCATCCTGGCGGCCCTGCTGGTGCGGGCCGGCTCGTGGGTCAGCACCGCGGAGCTGGCCGGCGCGGTGTGGGACGACCGGCCACCGCCGGAGAACCCGCGCGGCGCCCTTCAGGTGCACCTCACCAGACTGCGATCCCGGTTCGCCGCCTGCCTGCCGGGCGAGGCCGGGCCGATCGAGGCGCGTCCCGGCGCCTACCGCATCGTGGTGCCGCCGGGATCCCTGGACCTCGACCGGTTCCGGGACTCGATCGGCCGGGCACGCGGTGCCCGGCGCGGCGCGACACCCGACGCCGAACTGACCTGGGTCCACCGTGCCCTCGCCCAGTGGCGGGGCGAACCACTGGCTCTCGTCCCCTCGGTCCGTCTCCAGCGGGAAGTCGTCACCGCCCTGGTCGACGAGCGTCTGGGGTGGACCGAGCGCCGGTTCGAGCTCGAGCTGGCCCTCGGCCGCCATGACCAGATCGTCGGGGAACTCCGGGCCGCGACGATCGCTCACCCGGAACGGGACCGGTTGTGGGGCCAGCTCATGGACGCCCTCGCCGCCTGCGACGACCGGCCGGCCGCCATCGCCGTGTACCACCAGGCGCGCCGGCAGCTGCGTGCCGAACTCGGGGTGACACCGGGCCCGGAGCTGCGACGCCGGTACCGTGACCTGATCGCCGAGGCCGGACAAGGCCCCGGCAGCGGTACGGCGGCGCCGGCCACCGGCCGTGACCGCTGGTGGCCGCAATGCCAGCTGCCGCCGGACCTCACCGACTTCACCGGCCGGGCGGCCGTCCTGGGCGAATTGTGCGCCACGCTGCGACCGGACGACTCGCCGGTGGTCTGCATCACCGGCGCACCCGGGGCCGGCAAGTCCGCACTCGCCGTCCGCGCCGGACACCGCCTGCGGGCCCGGTTTCCCGACGGGCAGTGGTTCGTCCGGGCCGGTGGTCGTACCTGGTCCGACATCCTCGCCGAGATGCTGGCCACCACCGGTGTGCGGCAGCCACCGGCCGGCACCGCCGCGGCCGTGGCCCGGCTGCGCCGCGAGATCGACGGCCGCAAGGTGCTGCTGGTCATCGACGACATCCCGGAGGGCGCCCCACCACCCGGCCTGTTGCCCCTTCCGGCGGGAAGCGCCGTCCTCGCCGTGCGGCGTGCCGATCCGGACGCCCACGCCTGCGACTTCGCCCACGTCGTCGTACTCCCGGTGCTTCAGCACGCCGAGGCCGTCGAGCTGCTGACCGGGATGGTCGGGCCCGCCCGGGCCCGGCACGAGCCCGCCGCACTGGACACACTCGTCGAACGGTGCGACCGGCTTCCGCTGGCACTGCGGATCGCCGGCGCCCACCTGGCGACCCGCCCCGGCAGTATCGCCGCGTTCGCGGCACGCCTCGGCGCCGACCCGCTCACCGCCCTCACCATTCCCGGCAGTCGCCGGGCAGCGGTACGCACCACCTTCGAGCTCGCCTACTCCGCCCTCCCCCGCAACGCCCGGCGGCTGTTCCGGCACCTGGCGCTCGTACCGCGTCTGTCACATCGTGTCGAGACGATCGCCGAGCTGACCGGCATGCCACCGTCCGCGGCGTCGGCGATCGTCGCGGACCTGGTCCGCGCCCAGATCGTGGGCCTCGGCCCGGACGGCGTGATCCGGTTGCACAGCCTGATGGCCCGGTACGCCGCCGAACGCGTGCACGCCGAGGACTCGCCGTCGGACCGGCGAACGGCGGCGCAACGGCTGGCGGAGTGGTACCTGCGATTCGCCGACGAGGCCGTACGCCTGTGCCATCCGGACGTGCTGCGCGCCGATACCGGCGGCGGGCCGGCCGTTTTCGCCAGCGAGCGTGCGGCCCGGGCATGGTTGCGGCGGGAACGACGCAACCTCGTCGCGGTGGCCGTCCACTCCGCGTCCAGCGGCCTGGACACCCTCGCCGTAGCCCTGACCGAGGCGTTGCGTGGACCGTGCGGCGCCGAACGGCACCACGCCGACTGGCGGCTCGCCGCCGAGGCCGCGCTCGCCGCCGTCGATCCGATACGTGAGCCCGCGGACGCCGCCGTGGCCCGGCTCAACCTGGCTCTGGCGCTGCAGGGCCTCAACGAGCTGGGCGCCGCCGAGACTCACCTGTCGCAGGCGTACGACCGGTTCCGCACCCGGGGCCCGGCACAGCTGGAGATGGTCGCGGTGACCGCTCTGGCGATGCACCGCCTCCAGCAGCCGACGAAACGGTTCGACGACGCGATCGAGCTCCTGCACCGTGGCCTGCGACTCTGCCGCCGATCGGGGGCCCGTCAGGCGGAGGCACGATGCCTGCTGCACCTCGGCATGGCCCATCACGGGCGTGGCGAACTGCGCCTGGCCCGCCGGTGTCTCAACGCCGCGGCCCGGATCGCCGAACGGACCGGGCGATGCTCGCCGCACACCGAGATCCTGGCCCGGCTGGGCGCGGTCTGCACCGACCTCGGCGCGCACCATGAGGCGGTCCGGCGGTTGCGGACCGCACTGCGGATGGGCCGGTCGGCACGTTCGGCGCATTCGGTGGCGCTCGCCTCGTACGAGCTGGGCCGGCTGCGGCGGGCCACCGGGCGTCCCGACCGCGCGCACGCACACGTGGCTCGCGCCATGGCCGTCGCCGAACCGGCCGGCTACGCCGCGGTGCTGGTCAACGCCCGTAACCTGCTCGCCGGCCTGCATCACGACCAGGGGCGGGCCGAGGACGCGGAGCGGGAGTACCGGCGTGCGCTGGGCGAGGCCGAGCGGATCGGCCACCCGGGCGCCCGTTGCGAAGCGCTCACCGGGCTCACCCTGCTGGCCCATCGGCAGGGACGGGACCACCAGGTGCCCGTCATGGCCGGGCAGGCCGTCCGCGCCGCCCGGGCCACCGGGTCGGCGCGCTGGCAGTTCCGGGTCCGCGAACTCCTCGCACCGCTCCAGTCAGCTCCGATCGGGCGCTGA
- a CDS encoding aromatase/cyclase: MPEAAVHHTRHSIDVEASADAVYPIIADVTRWPYTFGPTIHVDLLEHHADGPERTERLRLWATANGVVRSWTSRRTLTPAAGRIVFRQEVSAAPVASMGGEWRLEPLGDGRTRVILLHDFTVAGEDPGAAAWVEKAVDANSTVELAALRAAALPAAAGTRLSFEDSVHVPAPPGDVYEFLYRADRWNERLPHVARVELTEDDPDVQTLEMDTIAPDGSVHTTKSVRVGFPTSRIVYKQTTLPPLLAAHTGAWTLRADGDGVTVTSQHTVVLRPERIEPLLGAAATLADARALVQRNLSTNSTRTLQQARQYLQPVSD, from the coding sequence GTGCCCGAAGCCGCTGTTCACCACACCCGGCACAGCATCGACGTGGAGGCGTCCGCCGATGCCGTCTATCCAATCATCGCCGACGTCACCCGGTGGCCGTACACGTTCGGCCCGACCATCCACGTGGATCTGCTCGAACACCACGCCGACGGCCCGGAGCGGACGGAGCGGCTGCGCTTGTGGGCCACCGCCAACGGGGTGGTGCGCTCGTGGACCTCACGGCGCACGCTGACCCCCGCCGCCGGGCGGATCGTCTTCCGGCAGGAGGTGTCCGCAGCCCCGGTCGCGTCGATGGGGGGCGAATGGCGGCTCGAGCCGCTCGGCGACGGCCGGACCCGGGTGATCCTCCTGCACGATTTCACCGTCGCCGGCGAGGATCCCGGCGCCGCCGCATGGGTGGAGAAGGCCGTCGATGCCAACAGTACGGTGGAACTCGCCGCGCTGAGGGCCGCGGCACTGCCGGCCGCCGCGGGCACCCGGCTGTCGTTCGAGGACTCGGTTCACGTGCCCGCCCCGCCGGGCGACGTCTACGAGTTCCTGTACCGCGCGGACCGGTGGAACGAACGGCTGCCGCACGTCGCCCGGGTCGAGCTGACCGAGGACGATCCGGACGTGCAGACGCTGGAGATGGACACCATCGCACCGGACGGCTCGGTGCACACCACCAAGTCGGTCCGGGTCGGGTTCCCCACCAGCCGGATCGTGTACAAGCAGACCACCCTGCCGCCGTTGCTGGCGGCGCACACCGGCGCCTGGACCCTGCGGGCCGACGGCGACGGGGTGACCGTGACGTCCCAGCACACCGTGGTACTGCGCCCCGAGCGCATCGAGCCGTTGCTCGGCGCGGCCGCGACGCTCGCCGACGCCCGGGCCCTGGTCCAGCGCAACCTCAGCACCAACAGCACCCGGACGCTCCAGCAGGCCCGCCAGTACCTGCAGCCGGTCTCCGACTGA
- a CDS encoding LLM class flavin-dependent oxidoreductase → MQLSILDQSMVPEGSTPTQALTNTIDLARAADALGYHRYWLAEHHATASFASPAPEIMTARLSAETTGLRIGSGGVLLPYYSPFKVAETFRVLQALAPGRVDLGIGRGSGATARDARLLNPALGHPSDHAFAEQVSATRAFLGERGDRDGIMPPVDGMPEIWLLGASPSSAALAGRLGLPYSFAHFGRPEIVTEAVRAYRQSFDGSGGGTPRVMAGIGVYCAPTRAEAERVFASQRLFRQRMSRGDLRPVPAPETALAELHGRPEIPPTARPEWPSYAVGSPAEVAEQLTAMAAAVGIDEFVVLSTIHGHEDRVRSYALLAEALGVRPRRVAATQGA, encoded by the coding sequence GTGCAGTTGTCGATCCTCGACCAGTCGATGGTCCCGGAGGGATCCACACCGACGCAGGCTCTGACCAACACCATCGATCTGGCCCGGGCCGCGGACGCGCTCGGCTATCACCGTTACTGGCTCGCCGAGCACCATGCCACGGCGTCGTTCGCGAGCCCCGCGCCGGAGATCATGACCGCGCGGCTGTCGGCGGAGACCACCGGGCTGCGCATCGGCAGCGGCGGTGTCCTGCTGCCGTACTACAGCCCGTTCAAGGTGGCCGAGACCTTCCGGGTGCTGCAGGCGCTGGCCCCCGGCCGCGTCGACCTCGGCATCGGCCGGGGCTCGGGGGCCACGGCCCGGGACGCGCGGTTGCTCAACCCGGCCCTCGGCCACCCCTCCGATCACGCGTTCGCCGAGCAGGTCAGCGCGACGCGCGCATTTCTCGGCGAGCGGGGCGACCGGGACGGGATCATGCCGCCGGTGGACGGCATGCCGGAGATCTGGCTCCTGGGCGCCAGCCCGTCGAGCGCGGCGCTGGCCGGCCGGCTCGGCCTGCCCTATTCGTTCGCGCACTTCGGCCGCCCGGAGATCGTCACCGAGGCGGTCCGGGCGTACCGGCAGAGTTTCGACGGCAGTGGTGGCGGCACCCCACGGGTGATGGCCGGCATCGGGGTGTACTGCGCGCCGACCCGCGCCGAAGCCGAACGCGTCTTCGCCAGTCAGCGGCTGTTCCGGCAGCGCATGTCCCGCGGAGATCTGCGGCCGGTGCCGGCCCCGGAGACCGCGCTGGCGGAACTGCACGGCCGGCCCGAGATCCCGCCGACCGCACGGCCCGAGTGGCCGTCCTACGCGGTCGGTTCCCCGGCCGAGGTCGCGGAGCAGCTCACGGCCATGGCCGCCGCGGTGGGCATCGACGAGTTCGTGGTGCTGTCCACGATCCACGGGCACGAGGACCGGGTGCGCTCGTACGCGCTGCTGGCCGAGGCCCTCGGCGTCCGGCCCCGCAGGGTCGCGGCGACACAGGGCGCATAA
- a CDS encoding beta-ketoacyl-[acyl-carrier-protein] synthase family protein: protein MSRRVVVTGLGAVAPGGSNVKQYWDLLSSGRTATRPITAFDASPYRSRIAAECDFDPVEAGLSRQEARRMDRATQFAVVAAREAISASGLDLTGETGERIAVSLGCAVGCTTSMEREYVVLSDAGRSWLVDPGYAVPHLYDWFVPSSAAAEVAHAVGAQGPVALISDGCTSGLDAVGHGAELIREGSADVVVAGGTDAPISPITLACFDAIKATSPRNDDAAHASRPFDLTRNGLVLGEGGAVLVLEEWEHARRRGAHVYAEVAGFGSRSNAYHMTGLRPDGVEMAEAVRTALDEARIAPEQVDYVNAHGSSTKQNDRHETAAFKRSLGEHAYRVPVSSIKSMIGHSLGAIGALELVACALAMEYGLIPPTANLHTADPECDLDYVPLTAREQRVDTVLSVGSGFGGFQSAVLLARPDRSAA from the coding sequence ATGAGTCGTCGCGTGGTCGTCACCGGACTCGGGGCTGTCGCTCCGGGCGGTAGCAACGTCAAACAGTACTGGGATCTGCTCAGCTCGGGCCGCACCGCGACCCGGCCCATCACCGCTTTCGACGCGTCGCCGTACCGATCGCGGATCGCCGCCGAATGCGACTTCGACCCGGTCGAGGCCGGGCTCAGCCGGCAGGAGGCACGGCGGATGGACCGCGCCACCCAGTTCGCGGTCGTCGCCGCCCGCGAGGCGATCTCGGCCAGCGGCCTCGACCTGACGGGCGAAACCGGGGAGCGGATCGCCGTGTCGCTGGGGTGCGCGGTCGGCTGCACCACCAGCATGGAGCGCGAATACGTCGTGCTCAGCGACGCCGGTCGATCCTGGCTGGTCGATCCCGGATATGCGGTGCCCCACCTGTACGACTGGTTCGTACCCAGCTCGGCCGCCGCCGAAGTGGCCCACGCCGTGGGTGCCCAGGGACCGGTGGCGCTGATCTCCGACGGCTGCACCTCCGGGCTGGACGCGGTGGGGCACGGCGCCGAGCTGATCCGCGAGGGCAGCGCCGACGTGGTCGTCGCCGGCGGCACCGACGCGCCGATCTCCCCCATCACGCTGGCCTGTTTCGACGCCATCAAGGCGACCAGCCCGCGCAACGACGACGCGGCCCACGCCTCGCGCCCGTTCGACCTGACCCGCAACGGGCTGGTCCTCGGCGAAGGCGGCGCGGTGCTCGTACTGGAGGAGTGGGAGCACGCCCGGCGCCGTGGCGCACACGTCTACGCCGAGGTCGCCGGATTCGGCAGCCGCAGCAACGCCTACCACATGACCGGGCTGCGGCCCGACGGCGTGGAGATGGCCGAGGCCGTACGAACGGCCCTGGACGAGGCACGTATCGCCCCGGAACAGGTCGACTACGTCAACGCGCACGGATCCAGCACCAAGCAGAACGACCGCCACGAGACGGCGGCGTTCAAGCGCAGTCTCGGCGAGCACGCCTACCGGGTGCCGGTCAGCTCGATCAAGTCCATGATCGGGCACTCACTCGGCGCGATCGGTGCCCTGGAACTGGTCGCCTGCGCGCTGGCGATGGAGTACGGGCTGATCCCGCCGACGGCCAACCTGCACACCGCCGACCCCGAATGCGACCTGGACTATGTGCCGCTGACCGCCCGGGAGCAGCGGGTCGACACGGTATTGAGCGTCGGCAGCGGCTTCGGCGGATTCCAGAGCGCCGTCCTGCTGGCCCGCCCGGATCGGAGTGCGGCATGA